A stretch of the Corylus avellana chromosome ca6, CavTom2PMs-1.0 genome encodes the following:
- the LOC132184203 gene encoding uncharacterized protein LOC132184203 gives MNHCAIQQNAFAGREEMRREHVICPKPRRLGVWNATVNDHPIRSLRWHLSHQVELCDSKAGTDLLDIILTKGGGCGVEQAPPQVASSPPFFCGSPPSRVANPLIQDARFGDEKLIPQSPLSPIPQASGSSSSSSSSARKGSCVRASYGNKPSVRIEGFDCRDRRSCSIPALA, from the exons ATGAATCACTGTGCGATCCAACAGAACGCCTTCGCAGGCCGTGAGGAGATGCGAAGAGAACACGTGATTTGTCCCAAACCTCGCCGTCTCGGTGTCTGGAATGCCACCGTAAACGACCACCCTATCAGATCCCTTAGATGGCACCTCAG CCACCAGGTGGAGCTATGTGATTCAAAAGCTGGGACTGATCTTTTGGATATCATCCTCACAAAG GGTGGTGGTTGTGGTGTGGAACAAGCTCCGCCACAGGTAGCCTCGTCGCCCCCATTTTTTTGCGGGTCGCCGCCGAGCAGAGTAGCTAACCCATTAATTCAAGACGCTCGATTCGGGGATGAGAAGCTCATCCCACAGTCACCGTTGTCCCCAATTCCACAAGCATCGGGCTCGTCATCGTCATCGTCCTCGTCTGCGAGGAAAGGAAGCTGTGTTCGGGCCAGTTACGGGAACAAACCATCGGTGAGGATCGAGGGGTTCGATTGCAGGGATAGGCGAAGTTGCAGCATCCCTGCCCTTGCTTAG
- the LOC132185781 gene encoding large ribosomal subunit protein uL15c, producing the protein MATLLPLSTTLSPSPFKGNVTKLKPSPCQFQPLKLHLGKGIERRPLIVLNAARSPVVGAESSGVRFRLDNLGPQPGSRKKAKRKGRGISAGQGNSCGFGMRGQKSRSGPGVRRGFEGGQMPLYRRIPKLRGIAGGMHAGLPKYVPVNLRDIEAAGFQAGEEVSLETLKKKGLINPSGRERRLPLKVLGDGELKVKLNIKARAFSASAKEKLEAAGCSLTVLPGRKKWVKPSVAKNIARADEYFAKKRAAAAAAAASEPASA; encoded by the exons ATGGCAactcttctccctctctcaacaacactctctccctctccattcaag GGAAATGTGACGAAGTTGAAGCCAAGCCCATGTCAGTTTCAACCACTCAAGCTCCACCTTGGGAAGGGCATCGAAAGAAGGCCCTTAATCGTGCTCAATGCCGCCAGGTCACCCGTCGTTGGGGCTGAATCGTCCGGCGTCCGGTTCCGGCTGGACAATCTAGGTCCACAGCCGGGGTCGAGGAAGAAGGCGAAGAGAAAGGGGAGGGGCATATCTGCGGGACAAGGGAACAGCTGCGGGTTCGGTATGAGGGGCCAGAAGTCGAGGTCCGGGCCCGGGGTGAGGAGGGGGTTTGAGGGCGGCCAAATGCCGCTTTATCGGAGAATACCCAAGTTGAGGGGGATTGCGGGAG GTATGCATGCTGGTTTACCTAAGTATGTCCCAGTTAACTTGAGGGACATAGAAGCTGCTGGATTTCAAGCAGGGGAAGAGGTGTCTCTTGAGACGTTGAAGAAGAAGGGTTTGATTAACCCATCAGGAAGAGAAAGGAGACTCCCTCTCAAG GTTCTAGGCGATGGGGAACTAAAAGTGAAGCTGAACATAAAGGCTCGTGCCTTTTCAGCATCAGCAAAGGAGAAACTTGAGGCTGCTGGCTGTTCCCTCACTGTACTTCCTGGCCGAAAGAAGTGGGTAAAGCCATCGGTTGCTAAGAATATTGCACGTGCCGATGAATACTTTGCCAAGAAAagagctgctgctgctgcagcAGCAGCATCTGAACCAGCTTCTGCTTGA
- the LOC132184610 gene encoding zinc finger protein JAGGED, which produces MRPEGNPLDLNNLPDDFRDHGKQAFDDSSSSGYRKKKSGGKDGKDECGKVYECRFCSLKFCKSQALGGHMNRHRQERETETLNRARQLVFSTDSLVAQGASHLSCCQPVTPAGYHPAASNIGDPAMALRFPRFFSTGSPATQLPQPPQPYLYSSPPRPMSFPTPYPQHPINDYYVGHVLSSNQQCSHPNYGAPDSSYTCIGAPVGQGFPPGGSSRPAGAELVGSAEGGSGRDGSLQNQEEGLNWGRSFAGTQQRMDPPAPINRFQDGF; this is translated from the exons AT GAGACCCGAGGGGAACCCCTTGGACCTCAATAACTTGCCTGATGATTTTAGAGATCATGGTAAACAGGCCTTCGACGACAGCTCCTCATCCg GCTATAGGAAAAAGAAGAGCGGCGGAAAGGATGGAAAAGACGAGTGTGGGAAGGTCTATGAGTGTAGGTTTTGTTCCCTCAAGTTCTGCAAATCCCAGGCTCTCGGGGGACACATGAACCGTCACCGCCAAG AGAGGGAGACAGAGACACTAAACCGGGCTCGTCAGCTGGTCTTCAGTACCGATAGCCTGGTCGCCCAAGGAGCATCTCACCTGAG CTGCTGCCAACCAGTCACACCGGCGGGGTACCATCCAGCTGCAAGCAACATCGGAGACCCGGCAATGGCTCTCAGGTTCCCGAGATTCTTCAGTACCGGTTCTCCAGCCACCCAGTTACCACAACCACCTCAACCATATTTATACTCCTCTCCGCCGCGCCCCATGTCCTTTCCTACACCTTATCCTCAACATCCAATCAACGATTACTATGTCGGCCATGTTCTCAGCAGCAACCAACAATGCAGCCACCCAAACTACGGCGCCCCAGATTCTAGTTACACTTGCATTGGTGCGCCGGTCGGGCAAGGGTTTCCTCCGGGAGGCAGCAGCCGGCCGGCTGGAGCGGAGTTGGTAGGATCAGCAGAGGGAGGCTCTGGTAGAGACGGGTCACTGCAGAATCAGGAGGAGGGATTGAATTGGGGCCGGAGCTTTGCAGGTACACAGCAACGTATGGATCCTCCAGCACCGATCAATCGGTTTCAAGATGGGTTCTAA
- the LOC132185683 gene encoding uncharacterized protein LOC132185683 isoform X1 gives MSILNQLFNRGVFGTKCKTCVSLAISRIKLLQNKRDMQLKHMRKEIAQFLQAGQEAIARIRVEHVIREQNIWAAYEILELFCEFVLARVPIIESQRECPSELREAIASIIFAAPRCSDVPDLLQIKNLFTTKYGKEFVMAVSELRPDSGVNRTIIEKLSVSAPAAEVKLKVLNGIAQEYNLEWNSSNTEAEFSKKHEDLLGGSKQACAGVGLSKAPNKQGSFKSSPSNGAQSIMPTYTKQESEHRQAPSASSNAPFLGTNEIEPSIKSYDAGPVSDAKRETRPQSSEILEKARAAIASAERATAAARAAAELVHVKFGSLKLEGGKSSQ, from the exons ATGTCAATCTTAAACCAGCTCTTCAACAGAGGtgtttttggcacaaaatg CAAAACATGCGTGAGCTTGGCAATCTCACGCATCAAATTGCTGCAAAACAAAAGGGATATGCAACTCAAACATATGCGTAAGGAAATAGCCCAGTTTTTGCAGGCTGGCCAGGAAGCGATAGCTCGAATTCGG GTGGAGCATGTTATAAGGGAACAGAATATATGGGCTGCATATGAGATATTAGAGCTGTTCTGTGAATTTGTTCTTGCACGTGTTCCTATAATTGAAAGCCAGAG GGAATGTCCATCAGAATTGCGAGAAGCTATCGCAAGCATAATATTTGCAGCTCCCAGATGTTCAGATGTGCCAGATTTGCTACAGATCAAGAATTTATTTACTACAAAATATGGCAAGGAATTTGTCATGGCTGTGTCAGAACTTCGTCCTGACTCTGGTGTCAATCGTACA ATAATTGAAAAGCTTTCAGTTAGTGCTCCAGCTGCAGAGGTAAAGCTCAAGGTATTGAATGGCATTGCACAAGAGTACAATCTGGAATGGAATTCTTCAAACACAGAAGCAGAATTCAGTAAGAAACACGAAGATCTGCTG GGTGGATCAAAGCAAGCATGTGCTGGAGTCGGACTCTCTAAAGCTCCCAACAAACAAGGCTCTTTTAAATCTTCTCCTTCTAATGGGGCACAATCTATTATGCCTACGTATACTAAACAAGAATCTGAGCACCGTCAAGCTCCTAGCGCTTCAAGCAATGCGCCATTTTTGGGTACTAATGAAATTGAACCATCAATAAAAAGTTATGATGCAGGACCAGTTAGTGATGCCAAAAGGGAGACAAGACCACAATCGTCTGAGATCCTGGAGAAAGCTCGAGCTGCCATTGCCTCTGCAGAGCGTGCAACTGCTGCTGCCCGTGCAGCTGCCGAGTTGGTACATGTCAAGTTTGGGTCCTTGAAGCTGGAAGGAGGCAAGTCTTCACAGTGA
- the LOC132185683 gene encoding vacuolar protein sorting-associated protein IST1 isoform X2: MQLKHMRKEIAQFLQAGQEAIARIRVEHVIREQNIWAAYEILELFCEFVLARVPIIESQRECPSELREAIASIIFAAPRCSDVPDLLQIKNLFTTKYGKEFVMAVSELRPDSGVNRTIIEKLSVSAPAAEVKLKVLNGIAQEYNLEWNSSNTEAEFSKKHEDLLGGSKQACAGVGLSKAPNKQGSFKSSPSNGAQSIMPTYTKQESEHRQAPSASSNAPFLGTNEIEPSIKSYDAGPVSDAKRETRPQSSEILEKARAAIASAERATAAARAAAELVHVKFGSLKLEGGKSSQ; this comes from the exons ATGCAACTCAAACATATGCGTAAGGAAATAGCCCAGTTTTTGCAGGCTGGCCAGGAAGCGATAGCTCGAATTCGG GTGGAGCATGTTATAAGGGAACAGAATATATGGGCTGCATATGAGATATTAGAGCTGTTCTGTGAATTTGTTCTTGCACGTGTTCCTATAATTGAAAGCCAGAG GGAATGTCCATCAGAATTGCGAGAAGCTATCGCAAGCATAATATTTGCAGCTCCCAGATGTTCAGATGTGCCAGATTTGCTACAGATCAAGAATTTATTTACTACAAAATATGGCAAGGAATTTGTCATGGCTGTGTCAGAACTTCGTCCTGACTCTGGTGTCAATCGTACA ATAATTGAAAAGCTTTCAGTTAGTGCTCCAGCTGCAGAGGTAAAGCTCAAGGTATTGAATGGCATTGCACAAGAGTACAATCTGGAATGGAATTCTTCAAACACAGAAGCAGAATTCAGTAAGAAACACGAAGATCTGCTG GGTGGATCAAAGCAAGCATGTGCTGGAGTCGGACTCTCTAAAGCTCCCAACAAACAAGGCTCTTTTAAATCTTCTCCTTCTAATGGGGCACAATCTATTATGCCTACGTATACTAAACAAGAATCTGAGCACCGTCAAGCTCCTAGCGCTTCAAGCAATGCGCCATTTTTGGGTACTAATGAAATTGAACCATCAATAAAAAGTTATGATGCAGGACCAGTTAGTGATGCCAAAAGGGAGACAAGACCACAATCGTCTGAGATCCTGGAGAAAGCTCGAGCTGCCATTGCCTCTGCAGAGCGTGCAACTGCTGCTGCCCGTGCAGCTGCCGAGTTGGTACATGTCAAGTTTGGGTCCTTGAAGCTGGAAGGAGGCAAGTCTTCACAGTGA